One window from the genome of Oryza glaberrima chromosome 3, OglaRS2, whole genome shotgun sequence encodes:
- the LOC127765441 gene encoding microtubule-destabilizing protein 60-like isoform X1: MATSTATARTPTKAAAAAAAGGRAAGNTTPSSKPASRARLSHASSENAHPNIPAAAAAAAGEAGTPSKNPTLARLSHASSENAHPNILGSPPPSKPAKSPTTASKSASASASARKKISTPAPPPPPRERRFLVAKKRARRRRNGANGGGGGGGGGDFDFDKCREAAREALRTSHEEFFRKERAASAAAAEEQLQKEEEEEEEKAAAQEAKKGALETLEEEDVAELEGSSKVRALRTKVMTKALSSVPDSGAGRVKHLVQAFESILSISGATSDADRAGEGSWALPGLQAWKEDCEGKIGMPPVSVSSSAEFLNAGPNRLCSSLDGKSDRLSWDSRTSAGKCRSRRNTSESLRSSWNKKLKVTSQHPFKLRTEQRGRVKEQQFIQKVQEMLMEEEQQRIHIAQGLPWTTDEPECLIKPPVKETTEPVDLVLHSDVRAIERAEFDQYVSERNKFAEQLRLERERQQKLEEEEMIKQLRKELVPKAQPMPYFDRPFIPKRSAKPATVPKEPKFHPRPEKQSCLCRQRCMDTGMLSSSCLHDQSTVLAEKSKALPRMF; encoded by the exons atggcgacgtcgacggcgacggcgaggactccgaccaaggcggcggcggcggcggcggcgggggggaggGCGGCCGGGAACACCACCCCGTCCTCCAAGCCCGCCTCACGCGCGCGGCTCTCGCACGCCTCCTCGGAGAACGCGCACCCCAacatcccggcggcggcggcggcggcggcgggggaggccgGGACCCCGTCCAAGAACCCCACCCTGGCGCGGCTCTCGCACGCCTCGTCGGAGAACGCGCACCCCAACATCCTGGGGTCCCCCCCGCCGTCGAAGCCCGCGAAGTCGCCGACCACCGCGTCCAagtctgcctccgcctccgcctccgccaggAAGAAGAtctccacgccggcgccgccgccgccgccgcgggagaggCGGTTCCTCGTGGcgaagaagagggcgcggcggaggcgcaaCGGCGccaatggaggcggcggcggtggcggaggaggcgactTCGACTTCGACAAGTGCAGGGAGGCCGCCCGCGAGGCCCTGCGCACGTCTCACGAGGAGTTCTTCCGCAAGGAGCGCGCCGCATCGGCCGCAGCAGCAGAGGAGCAGTTgcaaaaggaggaggaggaggaggaggagaaggcggccgCGCAAGAAGCCAAGAAAGGCGCATTGGAGAcattggaggaggaagatgtaGCGGAACTGGAAGGGAGCAGCAAAGTGAGGGCGCTGAGGACCAAAGTGATGACCAAGGCGTTGAGCAGCGTCCCTGATTCTGGCGCTGGTCGTGTCAAGCACCTTGTGCAGGCCTTCGAGAGCATCCTCTCCATCTCTGGAGCCACCTCTGACGCCGACAGGGCCGGTGAGGGGTCCTGGGCGCTCCCCGGGTTACAGGCATGGAAGGAAGATTGCGAGGGTAAGATAGGGATGCCGCCGGTGTCGGTGTCCTCTTCTGCTGAGTTCTTGAATGCAGGACCGAACAGGCTCTGTTCTTCACTTGATGGGAAAAGCGACAG GTTGAGTTGGGACAGCCGGACATCGGCAGGGAAGTGCAGGAGCAGGCGAAAT ACATCGGAGTCTCTAAGAAGCAGTTGGAACAAGAAACTGAAGGTCACAAGCCAGCATCCGTTCAAGCTGAGAACCGAG CAACGGGGAAGGGTGAAGGAACAACAGTTTATTCAAAAAGTACAAGAAATGCTTATGGAGGAAGAGCAGCAACGTATACATATTGCACAAGGACTTCCATGGACAACAGATGAACCTGAG TGCTTGATAAAGCCACCAGTCAAAGAAACCACCGAGCCTGTTGACCTTGTTCTGCACAGTGATGTACGAGCAATTGAACGTGCAGAATTTGATCAATAT GTGTCAGAAAGGAACAAGTTCGCTGAGCAACTAAGGCTGGAGAGGGAGCGGCAGcagaagctggaggaggaagagatgatCAAGCAGCTCAGGAAAGAGCTGGTTCCTAAAGCTCAGCCAATGCCGTACTTTGATCGGCCGTTCATTCCAAAAAG ATCTGCAAAACCAGCAACAGTTCCAAAGGAACCAAAATTTCATCCTCGGCCGGAAAAACAGTCATG TTTATGTCGACAGCGATGCATGGACACCGGAATGCTGAGTTCATCATGTCTTCATGATCAGTCGACTGTACTTGCTGAGAAATCCAAGGCATTGCCACGCATGTTCTAG
- the LOC127765509 gene encoding SNAP25 homologous protein SNAP33-like translates to MDKKQTSLGTPVYRTNPFDSDSDSEVPSRPSRAQSVPVRRTDQSIQELEDYAVDKVEETSRKVNDCVRAAEAIREDATKTLVTLHRQGEQITRTHRVAADIEHDLSMSEKLLGSLGGLFSKTWKPKRNQQIKGPISQNNSFTSSANHMEQRQRLGISSTRQPSPNQVHRSPATAIEKVQVEIAKQDDALSDLSNMLGELKGMALDMGTEIERQNKSLDAFGDDVDELNFRVKGANQRGRRLLGK, encoded by the exons ATGGATAAGAAACAGACCTCGTTAGGCACTCCTGTCTACAGGACAAATCCCTTCGATTCTGACTCTGATTCTGAAGTGCCCTCAAGACCGTCAAGGGCACAATCTGTCCCAGTGCGACGCACAGATCAATCTATACAAGAGCTGGAGGACTATGCTGTTGATAAAGTAGAAGAAACCTCACGCAAAGTAAATGATTGTGTCAGAGCCGCTGAAGCAATCAGAGAAGATGCTACAAAAACACTGGTTACTTTGCATCGTCAAGGTGAACAGATCACCCGAACTCATCGAGTAGCCGCGGATATTGAACACGATCTTAGTATG AGTGAGAAGCTTTTGGGAAGTCTAGGGGGGCTGTTTTCCAAGACATGGAAGCCAAAGAGAAACCAACAGATAAAAGGACCGATTTCACAAA ATAATTCTTTCACAAGTTCAGCGAACCACATGGAACAGAGGCAGAGGCTAGGTATTTCCTCAACACGTCAGCCATCTCCAAATCAAGTACATCGTTCACCTGCAACTGCAATCGAGAAAGTTCAG GTTGAGATAGCAAAGCAGGATGATGCGCTCTCAGACTTGAGTAACATGTTGGGAGAGCTGAAGGGTATGGCATTGGATATGGGCACAGAAATTGAAAG GCAAAATAAATCACTGGATGCTTTCGGTGATGATGTTGATGAACTGAACTTCAGAGTTAAAGGGGCAAACCAACGGGGACGCCGGTTATTGGGCAAATGA
- the LOC127765441 gene encoding microtubule-destabilizing protein 60-like isoform X2, protein MATSTATARTPTKAAAAAAAGGRAAGNTTPSSKPASRARLSHASSENAHPNIPAAAAAAAGEAGTPSKNPTLARLSHASSENAHPNILGSPPPSKPAKSPTTASKSASASASARKKISTPAPPPPPRERRFLVAKKRARRRRNGANGGGGGGGGGDFDFDKCREAAREALRTSHEEFFRKERAASAAAAEEQLQKEEEEEEEKAAAQEAKKGALETLEEEDVAELEGSSKVRALRTKVMTKALSSVPDSGAGRVKHLVQAFESILSISGATSDADRAGEGSWALPGLQAWKEDCEGKIGMPPVSVSSSAEFLNAGPNRLCSSLDGKSDRLSWDSRTSAGKCRSRRNTSESLRSSWNKKLKVTSQHPFKLRTEQRGRVKEQQFIQKVQEMLMEEEQQRIHIAQGLPWTTDEPECLIKPPVKETTEPVDLVLHSDVRAIERAEFDQYVSERNKFAEQLRLERERQQKLEEEEMIKQLRKELVPKAQPMPYFDRPFIPKRSAKPATVPKEPKFHPRPEKQSCDAWTPEC, encoded by the exons atggcgacgtcgacggcgacggcgaggactccgaccaaggcggcggcggcggcggcggcgggggggaggGCGGCCGGGAACACCACCCCGTCCTCCAAGCCCGCCTCACGCGCGCGGCTCTCGCACGCCTCCTCGGAGAACGCGCACCCCAacatcccggcggcggcggcggcggcggcgggggaggccgGGACCCCGTCCAAGAACCCCACCCTGGCGCGGCTCTCGCACGCCTCGTCGGAGAACGCGCACCCCAACATCCTGGGGTCCCCCCCGCCGTCGAAGCCCGCGAAGTCGCCGACCACCGCGTCCAagtctgcctccgcctccgcctccgccaggAAGAAGAtctccacgccggcgccgccgccgccgccgcgggagaggCGGTTCCTCGTGGcgaagaagagggcgcggcggaggcgcaaCGGCGccaatggaggcggcggcggtggcggaggaggcgactTCGACTTCGACAAGTGCAGGGAGGCCGCCCGCGAGGCCCTGCGCACGTCTCACGAGGAGTTCTTCCGCAAGGAGCGCGCCGCATCGGCCGCAGCAGCAGAGGAGCAGTTgcaaaaggaggaggaggaggaggaggagaaggcggccgCGCAAGAAGCCAAGAAAGGCGCATTGGAGAcattggaggaggaagatgtaGCGGAACTGGAAGGGAGCAGCAAAGTGAGGGCGCTGAGGACCAAAGTGATGACCAAGGCGTTGAGCAGCGTCCCTGATTCTGGCGCTGGTCGTGTCAAGCACCTTGTGCAGGCCTTCGAGAGCATCCTCTCCATCTCTGGAGCCACCTCTGACGCCGACAGGGCCGGTGAGGGGTCCTGGGCGCTCCCCGGGTTACAGGCATGGAAGGAAGATTGCGAGGGTAAGATAGGGATGCCGCCGGTGTCGGTGTCCTCTTCTGCTGAGTTCTTGAATGCAGGACCGAACAGGCTCTGTTCTTCACTTGATGGGAAAAGCGACAG GTTGAGTTGGGACAGCCGGACATCGGCAGGGAAGTGCAGGAGCAGGCGAAAT ACATCGGAGTCTCTAAGAAGCAGTTGGAACAAGAAACTGAAGGTCACAAGCCAGCATCCGTTCAAGCTGAGAACCGAG CAACGGGGAAGGGTGAAGGAACAACAGTTTATTCAAAAAGTACAAGAAATGCTTATGGAGGAAGAGCAGCAACGTATACATATTGCACAAGGACTTCCATGGACAACAGATGAACCTGAG TGCTTGATAAAGCCACCAGTCAAAGAAACCACCGAGCCTGTTGACCTTGTTCTGCACAGTGATGTACGAGCAATTGAACGTGCAGAATTTGATCAATAT GTGTCAGAAAGGAACAAGTTCGCTGAGCAACTAAGGCTGGAGAGGGAGCGGCAGcagaagctggaggaggaagagatgatCAAGCAGCTCAGGAAAGAGCTGGTTCCTAAAGCTCAGCCAATGCCGTACTTTGATCGGCCGTTCATTCCAAAAAG ATCTGCAAAACCAGCAACAGTTCCAAAGGAACCAAAATTTCATCCTCGGCCGGAAAAACAGTCATG CGATGCATGGACACCGGAATGCTGA
- the LOC127767934 gene encoding beta-glucosidase 6 — MGRIKSSSGRCSTARLEAVAVLVVVFGVASSSLRGCIAQQSGGGLTRGSFPEGFVFGTASAAYQYEGAVKEDGRGQTIWDTFAHTFGKITDFSNADVAVDQYHRFEEDIQLMADMGMDAYRFSIAWSRIYPNGVGQVNQAGIDHYNKLIDALLAKGIQPYVTLYHWDLPQALEDKYKGWLDRQIVDDFAAYAETCFREFGDRVKHWITLNEPHTVAIQGYDAGLQAPGRCSVLLHLYCKAGNSGTEPYVVAHHFILAHAAAASIYRTKYKATQNGQLGIAFDVMWFEPMSNTTIDIEAAKRAQEFQLGWFADPFFFGDYPATMRARVGERLPRFTADEAAVVKGALDFVGINHYTTYYTRHNNTNIIGTLLNNTLADTGTVSLPFKNGKPIGDRANSIWLYIVPRGMRSLMNYVKERYNSPPVYITENGMDDSNNPFISIKDALKDSKRIKYHNDYLTNLAASIKEDGCDVRGYFAWSLLDNWEWAAGYSSRFGLYFVDYKDNLKRYPKNSVQWFKALLKT, encoded by the exons ATGGGGAGGATAAAGAGTAGTAGTGGGCGATGCAGCACGGCGAGGCTGGAGGcggtcgccgtcctcgtcgtcgtcttcggcgtcgcgtcgtcgtcgctgcgaGGATGCATTGCGCAGCAGAGCGGAGGAGGGCTAACCAGGGGCAGCTTCCCCGAGGGGTTCGTCTTcggcaccgcctccgccgcgtacCAG TACGAGGGAGCTGTGAAGGAGGACGGGAGAGGGCAGACCATCTGGGACACGTTCGCGCACACCTTTG GAAAGATCACCGACTTCAGCAATGCTGATGTTGCAGTTGATCAGTACCACCGTTTCGAG GAGGATATACAGCTCATGGCAGACATGGGGATGGATGCGTATCGGTTCTCGATAGCATGGTCAAGAATCTACCCAA ATGGTGTTGGTCAAGTCAATCAAGCTGGTATCGACCACTACAACAAGCTGATCGATGCACTTCTAGCAAAAG GAATTCAGCCATATGTGACACTCTACCACTGGGACCTCCCCCAGGCCCTTGAAGACAAGTACAAGGGCTGGCTTGACAGGCAGATAGT GGACGATTTCGCGGCGTACGCGGAGACGTGCTTCAGGGAGTTCGGGGACAGGGTGAAGCACTGGATCACGCTCAACGAGCCGCACACGGTGGCCATCCAGGGCTACGACGCAGGGCTCCAGGCCCCCGGCCGCTGCTCCGTGCTGCTCCACCTCTACTGCAAGGCCGGCAACTCCGGCACCGAGCCCTACGTCGTCGCCCACCACTTCATcctcgcccacgccgccgccgccagcatcTACAGGACAAAATACAAG GCGACGCAGAACGGGCAGCTTGGGATAGCGTTCGACGTGATGTGGTTCGAGCCGATGTCCAACACCACGATCGACATCGAGGCGGCCAAGAGAGCGCAGGAGTTTCAGCTAGGATG GTTTGCTGATCCGTTCTTCTTCGGCGACTACCCGGCGACGATGAGGGCGAGGGTGGGGGAGAGGCTGCCGAGGTTCACGGCGGATGAGGCCGCCGTCGTCAAGGGGGCGCTGGATTTCGTCGGCATAAACCACTACACCACCTACTACACGAGGCACAACAACACCAACATCATCGGGACATTGCTCAACAACACCTTGGCAGACACCGGCACCGTCAGCCTCC CATTCAAGAATGGGAAGCCAATTGGAGATAGG GCAAATTCGATATGGCTGTACATTGTGCCCCGAGGGATGAGGAGCCTGATGAACTATGTCAAGGAAAGGTACAACAGCCCACCAGTGTACATCACTGAAAACG GGATGGATGACAGCAACAACCCGTTCATTTCCATCAAGGACGCCCTCAAGGACAGCAAGAGGATCAAATACCACAATGACTACCTCACCAATCTGGCTGCTTCCATCAA GGAGGACGGGTGCGACGTACGTGGGTACTTCGCGTGGTCTCTGCTGGACAACTGGGAGTGGGCGGCCGGATACTCCTCGAGATTCGGGCTCTACTTCGTGGACTACAAGGATAACCTCAAGAGATACCCCAAGAACTCGGTGCAGTGGTTCAAGGCCCTCCTGAAGACCTGA
- the LOC127768019 gene encoding uncharacterized protein LOC127768019: protein MAGGFRVLHLVRPFLAFLPEVQSADRKIPFREKVIYTVISLFIFLVCSQLPLYGIHSTTGADPFYWMRVILASNRGTVMELGITPIVTSGMVMQLLVGSKIIEVDNSVREDRALLNGAQKLLGILIAIGEAVAYVLSGMYGSVSQLGTGNAILIILQLFFAGIIVICLDELLQKGYGLGSGISLFIATNICENIIWKAFSPTTINSGRGAEFEGAVIALFHLLITRTDKVRALREAFYRQNLPNVTNLLATVLVFLIVIYFQGFRVVLPVRSKNARGQQGSYPIKLFYTSNMPIILHSALITNLYFISQLLYRRYSGNFLVNLIGKWKESEYSGHSVPVGGLAYYVTAPSSLADVLANPFHALFYVVFMLSACALFSKTWIEVSGSSAKDVAKQLKEQQMVMPGHRESNLQKELNRYIPTAAAFGGVCIGALTVLADFMGAIGSGTGILLAVTIIYQYFETFEKERATELGFFGF from the exons ATGGCTGGTGGCTTTAGGGTATTGCATCTTGTCAGGCCTTTTCTGGCTTTCCTGCCTGAAGTACAGAGTGCTGATAGGAAAATACCATTTAGAGAAAAAGTGATCTACACTGTTATTTCCCTATTCATTTTCCTGGTATGCAGCCAGCTACCACTGTATGGCATCCATTCAACTACTGGAGCTGATCCTTTCTACTGGATGCGTGTTATCCTTGCATCAAACCGTGGTACTGTTATGGAGCTGGGTATCACTCCAATTGTGACATCTGGCATGGTAATGCAACTTCTAGTGGGATCAAAGATCATTGAAGTTGACAACAGTGTGAGAGAGGATCGTGCTCTGCT GAATGGCGCACAAAAGTTACTTGGTATCCTGATTGCAATTGGGGAAGCTGTGGCATATGTTTTGTCTGGAATGTATGGCAGTGTAAGCCAGCTTGGAACTGGAAATGCCATCCTCATTATACTTCAGCTTTTCTTTGCTGGCATCATTGTCATCTGTCTGGATGAACTTCTCCAGAAAGGTTATGGTTTGGGTTCTGGCATTTCTCTCTTTATTGCTACCAATATCTG TGAGAATATCATCTGGAAGGCATTTAGCCCCACAACTATCAACAGTGGCCGTGGTGCTGAGTTCGAGGGGGCTGTCATTGCATTGTTCCATCTGTTGATTACTAGAACCGACAAAGTCCGTGCCTTGCGCGAGGCTTTCTACCGCCAGAATCTTCCAAATGTGACCAACTTGCTTGCTACTGTTTTAGTCTTCCTCATAGTTATCTACTTCCAAGGCTTCCGTGTTGTGCTACCAGTGAGATCCAAGAATGCCCGTGGTCAACAAGGCTCATACCCAATTAAGCTGTTCTACACTTCAAACATGCCCATCATTCTGCATTCTGCACTGATTACCAACCTCTATTTCATATCCCAG CTTCTCTACAGGAGGTACAGTGGAAATTTCCTGGTCAACCTTATTGGGAAATGGAAGGAATCTGAGTACTCTGGCCATTCTGTTCCTGTTGGTGGTCTTGCTTACTATGTAACTGCTCCATCAAG TTTAGCTGATGTTCTCGCAAATCCATTCCATGCACTGTTCTATGTGGTCTTCATGCTGTCAGCTTGTGCTCTCTTCTCAAAGACATGGATTGAAGTATCTGGTTCATCAGCAAAGGATGTTGCTAAACAGCTCAag GAGCAACAAATGGTGATGCCAGGCCATCGTGAGTCGAATTTACAGAAAGAATTGAACAGATACATCCCTACAGCTGCTGCATTTGGTGGAGTCTGCATTGGTGCATTGACTGTCCTAGCTGATTTCATGGGTGCAATTGGTTCAGGAACTGGGATACTGCTCGCTGTTACAATCATCTACCAGTATTTTGAGACATTCGAGAAAGAAAGGGCTACCGAGCTAGGTTTCTTTGGGTTTTGA
- the LOC127767443 gene encoding probable mitochondrial-processing peptidase subunit beta, mitochondrial has protein sequence MAFRRLLSAAVRRRSAAAAAAAGPGNAREASTAVAAAGPGVIAPDAAPVRPPMMVYDRIAEAVNARLRRLEHPDPRFLRYASPVPAHADHTAILAAPETRVTTLPNGLRVATESSLASRTATVGVWIDAGSRYETEDSAGVAHFVEHMLFKGTGDRNAAQLEEEIENIGGHLNAYTSREQTTYYAKVLDKDVPRALNILADILQRSKLEESRIERERDVILREMEEVEGQYEEVIFDHLHATAFQYTSLGRPILGSAENVKSITQEDLQKYIETHYTAPRMVITAAGAVKHDDIVEMATKLFNDLPTDPTTTSMLVSTQPACFTGSEVRIIDDDMPLAQFAVAFNGASWVDPDSIALMVMQSMLGSWNKSAGGGKHMGSELVQRVAINDIAESIMAFNTNYKDTGLFGVYAVAKPDCLDDLAFAIMQEISKLSYRVTEEDVIRARNQLKSSIQLHLDGSTAVVEDIGRQLLIYGRRIPIPELFARIDAVDASTVKRVANRFIFDQDIAIAAMGPIQGLPDYNWFRRRTYMLRY, from the exons ATGGcgttccgccgcctcctctccgccgcagTGCGCcgtcgctccgccgccgcggcggcggcggcggggcccggGAATGCGCGCGAGGCATCcaccgcggtcgccgccgcggggcccGGCGTCATCGCCCCCGACGCGGCCCCGGTCCGCCCCCCGATGATGGTGTACGACCGCATCGCCGAGGCCGTCAACGCCAGGCTCCGTCGGCTCGAGCACCCGGACCCCCGCTTCCTCCGCTACGCGAGCCCCGTCCCCGCCCACGCCGACCAcaccgccatcctcgccgcgccGGAGACCCGCGTCACGACGCTCCCCAACGGGCTCCGCGTCGCCACGGAGTCCTCGCTCGCCTCGCgcaccgccaccgtcggcgTGTGGATCGACGCCGGGAGCAGGTACGAGACGGAGGACTCGGCCGGGGTCGCGCATTTCGTCGAGCACATGCTGTTCAAGGGCACGGGTGACCGCAACGCCGCGCAGCtcgaggaggagatcgagaacATCGGCGGCCACCTCAACGCATACACGTCGCGGGAGCAGACGACCTACTATGCCAAAGTACTCGACAAGGATGTGCCGCGTGCACTTAATATTCTTGCGGACATTCTGCAGCGCTCAAAGTTGGAAGAGTCCCGCATTGAACGTGAGCGCGATGTTATTCTGCGAGAGATGGAAGAG GTTGAGGGACAATATGAGGAAGTTATATTCGATCATCTCCATGCAACTGCATTCCAGTACACTTCTCTTGGCAGACCGATCTTGGGTTCTGCAGAAAATGTCAAGTCAATTACCCAAGAGGACCTCCAGAAGTATATTGAAACACATTATACGGCTCCTAGAATG GTTATCACTGCTGCTGGTGCTGTTAAGCATGATGATATTGTAGAGATGGCAACAAAACTGTTTAATGACCTACCAACTGACCCTACAACAACAAGCATGTTGGTTTCTACCCAACCAGCCTGCTTTACTGGTTCTGAG GTCCGCATCATTGATGATGACATGCCCCTTGCTCAATTTGCTGTTGCCTTTAATGGAGCATCATGGGTAGATCCTGATTCTATTGCCTTGATGGTCATGCAATCCATGCTTGGCTCATGGAACAAGAGTGCTGGAGGAGGGAAACACATggg TTCAGAGCTTGTACAAAGGGTAGCGATCAATGACATTGCTGAGAGTATAATGGCATTTAATACAAATTACAAGGACACTGGCCTCTTTGGTGTCTACGCTGTTGCTAAG CCTGACTGCTTGGATGATTTGGCTTTTGCAATCATGCAAGAGATTAGCAAACTGTCATACCGGGTTACTGAGGAAGATGTTATCCGTGCACGTAATCAG CTGAAATCTTCCATCCAACTGCACCTCGATGGTTCCACTGCTGTTGTTGAGGATATTGGTCGTCAG ttACTCATCTATGGTCGAAGAATTCCTATTCCTGAGCTTTTTGCAAGAATAGATGCAGTTGACGCAAGCACAGTCAAGCGAGTGGCCAACCGTTTCATTTTTGACCAG GATATCGCTATTGCTGCAATGGGACCCATTCAGGGTCTTCCGGACTACAACTGGTTCAGGCGCCGGACCTACATGCTCCGTTACTAG